CGTCCTGCAAAAAGGAAAGGAAGATGAATGTTATTCACTTAACATTCGAACCTATTCGTGGACACCTGGAAGTTTCAGAGCAAATGGGCTGTACAGTTCTATAATTACATCAAATTTTAATTAGTTTAAACGGTAATATACTTGTTTGTTATCCATGTAAACAAATCCTGAATGTACAAAGAAGTCGGAATTCGTTCTGGACCCATAGCTAATGAATATTTGCTCCCCCTGTTTAAAATCCCTCAGAGCATAACACTCGCAACAATCGGACGTCGCGTTGAAATCGGTGGTGATCTGAAGCAAAAACAGAAGAAGACCATCGTAAAAAACCATTGAAAATATTGCGTGTAAGTACAAACAGTTGCAATCATTCAGACGACTAGATAGAGCCACTTCCTGTTCCACGCCTGTTAGCTAACGTGTATTAAAATAGCGTTGCATTAGGCGCCGGAATCCAAGAAACTGTCTCCAATATGAGCGTAAAACGTGACAAACTTACTCTCCCGTTCTCGTGATTGCACATGTCCCACATTGGGATCAAAGCGTGGATCATGCGTGAACCGTCTTCACTAGGAATTAGGTTCTGCCTCGTCATTACAGTAGAAACTGCCCAGCTGTAACATTAACATATACACATATAGcagtttttttttgtttacctATCGAGTTGAAGACACGTACAGTCTTGGAgactatttttattaaaaatcgcCGAAGTGGCtggaattatatatattttattttgaatTAATATGACCTTTGCACTATGTGTGTATTAGGAAACATTCTCAACGACAATGTACTAtggaaataatataaaataaatggcgAATTCGTTTCAGACTATCTTCAGGGCAATCATAAACAAACAAATATAAGTTTTTGCTGAGTTTTAAACCAAAGGAGATCCACTTTCATTTCGTATGAGGATTTTCAATTCGTACAAGAAAAGTTACAAGAGCATATAGATTACATAAAAAAGCTGGATTTTATAAATTGCAAAGGTACTCTCATACAGATTTCACGAACGTTGTAACGTTGAAGATACACGTGTACGTTCAGACATCGTGCTAACCGCGGAAATAGTTCTCAAAAGCGTGGAAGCAACTTTCGCCTTCGTGAGAGGCAGGCTGGAGTGCGATGTCATGTTATACACAGCAGCTGTACCTGCTTTTTCGGGCAAGAACTTGACCCACAATTCCGGAAATGGAAGTAAAAAGATTCATTGCCATCGTTCTGCCGACAACGCGAGCCTGGTTCCCTcgactttctctctctttctctctccctctttctctctacgGAGAAACGAAGGATTAAGTCTAGTAAAAATTACTTTTACAAGGGGAAAATAGCGGACAGCTTGTATGGGTATCGGAACTCGAGAACAAGTAGtcataaaattataaaaaaaaaaaaaaatggaaacaaGGAAAAGATCTATACAATTGGTTGCTTTCTAAAACACGAGATTTCGAGCGCGTAAAAACGTTTTTATGGGTTGTCAAAGCAAAATGCATGCGATTAAATTAGTAGGAAGACGAGAATGAATTTACTTTTGCTGTTTTCACTTTGTAGTTCACCTATTAAAATCATCGTAACAGGACAAAGGTGGACACATTCTGCAGGGTAAACGAAAGCTACGATCGTATTGTCGAGATCGTTCTGCTTGTCGCGTGGCTATTAGATTGCTTCCTCTTACGTAAAAGGAAATCTGTCTCCAGAAGCGAGTTTATACATTTTTTCCCGGATATCTATATAACCATTTCCAATCGAAATAATAATCGAAACTTTTCAGACGGTAATCTATCGTCTACAAGTCCTGTGACCAGCTGTAATAAACAATGGACGACGACGGATCCTCGATCCCCGAGGCGAAAAGAAGGGTAACCGCGATTCAATGAACCAGCTGGGAAACTGGAAGCGAGCAGACGCGTTTATGTGATAATAGAAAATTACATCCCGTGAAAAAAGAACGGGAAAAGGGAACGCTCGTTTCTCGTGCGTACCGCCGCCAGCAGATAAATCGTATGAAAGTTTCAGCCTCGTGTGAAAGTACGCGGGATCCTCTCTGATTCGAAGCTCGAACGATCATCTTTCTTAAGCCTGTTTCACGCTCTGTGAATGAACATGAACAAAAATGATTATTATCGCATCGGTATTAATATTATTCATTCCTATTTTCTCATTTCCTCTCTATTTGGGAAAATCGAAGTTAATGAACAAGTAATTGCATCAGTCCATCCAACACAGGAACTTAAATGTAAGAACATTTCGATTACGAATATAATCTATCGTTATTGcttctaataaattaaatccAATGCTCTAAATTACACGGTTGGTCTGATTTCATACCATTTTCAGTTTTAACTTGAGGCGATTCGCAACAGAAAATAAATCAACCGAAAGGATCTCGCCTCGCGCCTAAGTAATAGCACGCGTCCGGTTCTAAGTTGCGTGCGGATTGTTCAGTTTACAGTACTCGGTGCGCCACAATATGAATGGACCGGGAGCAGTGTCGGTTAATTACGGAGAAAAGCGCGGCAGAGGCACGGCTAACGAGAGCTCTGCACGGAGACGTCGAGAATAAAAGGAAGCGGGGATATAAAAACCAAGTCGCAGCTCGTTTCGCAATATCTCGGCTCGGCTGGGACGGATAAAGATCTGGAGACGAGCTACAGGCATCCCGCGAACCGTGGGGATGGATGCACGGACTGCTGCACGTGGGAAGGTCGTGCTACGACGAATCGAAGATCGTGAGATCTCAACGGAGCCGCACTTTCTATTAGCCGGGACAACGAGGCTCGCCGTCTTTGCACCGCGACGCAAGGCGTCCGTCGATCGGCGAAACCATGCCCATTTAGATCGACCGCGTGTGCAAATCGCTGGGTGATTTCAGGCGCAACTAATTCCGGTCCGCCGTCATCGTCGCGTATAAAGACTGAAATTACCTCTTTCGAGTCTCACGGGAAGCTACAGAATTATTCTAATTGATGGAAACTAATTCAATAACTCGAACAGAATGATCGTTAAGAAATTAACATTCGCCTGGAAACTTCCTAAGGTGTTAGGGTAAAAAGCCTTCCATAGGGGCAACCGTTTGGCTGATAGTATTTTGATAATTTTTTACTGCCACTGTATACGAATAACTTATACAAAAATGGAAAAATAAAGTAAAAATAAGTTCTACACAGGATTGACGATTTCACCGTGGCTACCATCCGCGAAGATGTTGTGGAATAATACGATTAACCTACTATCCTCTAAGTTTTTGCATTTTTCTGCCTGATGGCCGTTCGAAGATGATTCAGATACGTACAATTGCGTGGAAAGACTGTTTTCCGTTAGCTCTTTTACGGAATTCCGTTGACGAAGTGGATAACGATTGTGGGAATTACTTCTTCCCAAGAGCCTGATTGTGGAAACATTTTAGATTTTAATGTCAAGTAACAGACACTGCATAATGCTACAACGTTTAATCATTGACTAAATTAATATTCATAGCCTTTGTAATATTGCGACACAAACcagcagacttctgcaaatcaCGATCATTAAATTTCACATTTCAACATGAGAAATAAGGAATAGCTATGTACATATTCGTTTTCGTCGCATTATGCATTCTTTGTGGTTTTGACTAGTGAAACTTATGAAAACAAAATTAAAAGCGAAGCCACTGATTAGACATTTTTAAAGAGACGTCCAAGCGATTGCATAATTATCCTACGATTAACGAATCGACTGATATGAATCGATCAATCTCTTAATTGTGATTCAGAATTCCGTATCAGCAGCATGGGAAAAAAGAATTCTCTTGTATCATCGCGGATTCACTTTCTCGATGGATATAGATACAGTTTATCTGGGTTATTACATAACGCCGGAATTATTCGCTGTTTTGCGATCTTCTCTAATTACAAGACCGGAATAAAGAAATCATTAAACAATCAACCTAACGATTCCTTGGTTCGAGGCAGACTCGTACCCATAGTTATACTGGAACTTTCCAAACAGTAGAAGGGACtcgtttaattatataattctCCAATAAGTTGCGTTAGATAAGCGAATACACTGGTATTATGTTGATTGCCTAATCTTTCTTCGATGAAATAAATTAAGTTTTACTCTAAACTACTATATTCAATTAgtaatatttaattattcattgATTTCCATATTCCAGTCAGATCTCCCTGTTCAATGTCCCTACAAACTGATTCAATTCTCCAAATACTCATTTCGTACTCGAATAATGAGGTACATCCAGATTGTACGAAATGAATAACGAATGAAAAGAAACTGGTGTGAACGAGAAGCACTATGGCTGATAGTTGAACAAAAAGGACTGCGTGCCAGACCCAGCGAGAGTGAATGAACGAAGAACTAAAAGAGAATTCGAGAAACTGAAAGTGAGCAACGGAaaaagagcgagaaagagagagagagagagattagtTAAGTTACTTCTTCCTGCATTCCccttttttaaatttcatttagAAATTAAGCGCGATACTTAACTCTAACTAAACACTACGCCTGCTCGGTTAGAACTAATTCATTTGTGTTAAGAAAGTAATTACTCGCATCAATTACGTACATTCCTTTTCACAGTGTCTCATTTTAAGAACAATATCCGAATCGTCTACATGGATCCTACGTTATTGCGCTTATTTTTCCTTCTCAAGGCGACTAGAAACCGGCTCTGTCCCCGTGGCGAACCATGGCCAACGGACAAGATGAAATTCATTTCTTATAATTCGTCGATGGGCCAGAGGCCGGCAGCCGGGACGGGGAGAGCGTTTGCGGCAAACGTTTTAGTAAAAGACTGCTCTCGAGTTTCACCGACTTACTTAGGGACCGTGCGCGGAGAAAACCGGCGTCAGTCCGCGAGTACGATTTGCCGAGCGTAGAAGAGCGTTATTACTTAGTGCCGCTTCGAAAGTAAACGAAAGAGACCCGTTCGCAGACTCGAGCGCCGCCGTTCATCGTAAAAAGAGCAACAACGGGGCCGATAAAAATGGTAGATCGCGATCGTCTGCTGCTGTGACGTGCTCGCGAGCTATACGCTTAACTATCTATGCCGTTCGGTGGACTAAAACCTACATTTTAAAGACAAACTGAGTAAAGGCATACAAATATATATTCCTAAACAATTGCTAGAGCCTCGCCAAAGTATCCTCGATACAACAACAAAGCTACTCGACTTGTTTGATATCGTGAACAGATCGTTTGAGCGTAATATATCATAAAGCAGTGTTCGAGAATAGGTGGAAGATCGAATATAGGCGGCAACAGCGAATTGATCGCGTGGTAAGCGGTGATTAACAGCGAGGGAGAATCAAAGACGGTTCTGTATGAACCCTGAAGGAATTCTCGGTCTGTGCAACAGGAAGAACGCGATCTTCGTTATCCTGTGCGCGTTAACGATTTGCGTGCACCTGCTCGGCTGGGACGAGGACGAGACGGAGGAGCAGTGGAGCCACGGCAACGTGGAGGAGCCGCGAGAGAGCTGGTGCTTCGACGACGAGGAACTGTCCGCGTTTCGATCGCACTGCAGCGATGTGGAAAACATACTGTCCGCTCTTGTTGATGCTCTGCACGTTCGATTTCCCTCGCGGTAGGCTCGCAGCAGCCGAACCCGTTCGAGCGAGCGCCGGGCTCGTTAACCGGGACGACGATACGAGCCATCGGGTAAGGAACGAAAGAGAAATTTCAGTTACAATACCTCGCGATAAACTATTCGGACACTTTCACGTTCTTGGAATTTTATGGAGTATCACCTTTAAGTAAGAGTTTCCAATGTTGTTTCACGCCATTACGATGAACCCTCAATAACTGCATGCAGCTCAGGATAACACAGAACGAGATGCGCTTGACTAATTTCTTATCGATGAGGCTGGTTTTACAGCAACAGGACTAGTGAGTGAAAACGAGAAAAGGATTAAGAATAGAGACGACTAAAAGGAGTAAAGGCCTGAAAGGCCTTTTGTTGTTAAACAAATTTTTGTTCACGATTCACAAAATTAAATCCCAAATGAAAGAAACGATTGACTTTATCCGAAAGTACATTTTGCACAAATTTGATTTTAAATATGTAGAAAAATATTACTCGAACATGTTATGAAAATTTACATAATACGCTCTACGCTTTTAACAATAATTAGTAGCTAATTACCATATTAAGTTGAACACGCTAGTCAGGCGTTCGAACGAAAGGGTGAACGTCCCTTATGCGGACGTGATATTCTACCATTTTAACCGGTCgcgttttttctcctttttgtcCATTATTTTTCTCCCTGTCGGAACAGGTACGTTGCGAAATGCACGAGACGTTCCAACGACAACTTCGCGAAAGCATCGAACACTAATGTCCTGCTATTTACGTGAAATGACCTAAACGACATCTCGGGATACTAATTAATTCAAGCCTCGGCACGCATCTTGTAATTCTGACGGAAGAAAAGAACACATTAGTACACATGCGTCGTATACGATTCCTTTTATCGACGAAGAAGAGTTAAACGCATCCCTCCTTTGGAAGGTTTACCAGAAGAAGACTATTTATTTTGGCAAATCGAAAATTGGACATCTCTGTGCAAAACATTTTAAACCTAGCATTCAAATGTTTATCACGTAGGATATGAGGAAGCAAATTTGAAGGAAATGTTACACGGCACATTTATCCACTCGCGCCTGTAAAATATGAATGCAAAAGAAAAGAACGCAACATCAGTGATTACCCAGAACGTGACGGAACCTTTAAACACGCGCAGATTAATTTTTCGAGTTTCACAGAGGATCTTTGTACCCGTTTAAAGAATTAGCAATCGATTAAACGAAAATGAACATTTTAATCCTTTTACTTCTCTGCAAAATTGTTTGCTACAATAACTAGAAGTAAAATAcaagaataaaaaaagaaacggaCTTAGTTGTTCATGTGTAATGTTTATCTGCATTCCAAAGGCTATAAAAATGAATTTGTTAAATGTTATGCAATATCTGATAAAGTTTCATCATAGCAGAAGTAATTTAGAACAAAATTCCTTTCTAATTCTATTTAATATActgttaaaaaaaagaaaatggaagAGAAACACTAACGTAAAGCTAGAGTAGATAATCTGAACAACATACTGACTCAGAACAAAACGCTTCATTCTACAATGGAAGGAATATTCTTCATAAATAACAACTGAATTTTAAACTAAAAATACCTACAGTGGAAACCCGTTTGACTTTATATAATTTCTTCTTCTAATCTTTATATAATTATTCGGATATTATAGAGTAAAGATAATAAACTGTAATTGGTCAATAAGGACTACGTTGCAAtaaattttaatgttttatactTGATACGCAAAATTCCATTTATCACGACGAATTTCATGACTTGTTCTGCGATGGACGACGAGTATATGATCGAAAAACATCAATGACTTTCTTTACGCGTGAAACACGAAATCTGAAATCGAATAAACTAACTCTGGAACCTATAATCGAGCGTTTCCGCCGCGAAGTGGATTGTGTCGTGTTTCAAAATTGCTTCTTAAGTATACCTGACGACGGCAAATGTCAAAACGCACGTCAATGCGAGGACCGCGGAAAAAAAACCGGCCGCACAGTAGCGCGCGAGCCGTCAGAGAAAGAGAAAGTTAGTATCGGCCGCGGAAAGTTCGAGACTTTACAAACATTTTGTCGCATATTTCGCGTGTTCGAACAAATTTGATCATTCTCGCAACTGCACGACATGCTCGTAGATCACacgagaaaagaaagagaatatTCGCGCCTACAGCCAGCATACACAAACATATATAAACACCTGGCAAGATTTCAAATATTTGAGAAAAGAAAGAACACAGAAATTTTGAACATTTCACGACCATCCATAACTGTGAAAGCATATACAAGTAATTCTTAAAAATGCTTTACGTACTATTTTCTAAATTAATAAACCTGGCGAGAAAGAAACGATGATACAAGTACCAGAATGAAATAAGTACGGTCTATAAAATGTACAAAATCTCCTTCTCCtcctattttttaaatatatgaagTTTCAGGAGTTGTATTTAAACTTTTACGCCTGACTGTACACGAAACAGAGGACGATTATCGTTAGAAATGTATTGAGTACTCTAATTAAATCAAGCGATTAAATTGGCACGACTAATTTAAATAGTACTTCTTGTCTAGTAGTCAATATTGGATCAAATAGATGTACAGATATTCCGAAAGAGGCAGCGGAAATGCGTtccacttttctttttttacaatTACTTAATAAGAATAATAAAGACGCAGTTTCTTGAGGTATCGAGGATTACGTTAGAAAAAAAGATAATACTTTCTAAGTGTTACGAGTGGAAGCAGCTCTGATTGCTATCACGAAGAATCCGCAGGAAATAATGACGTTCTTGTGTCATTTCTCACGCACAGATGTGGCTTTTGTTTGCAATAGTAAACGGGGAGGAAATTATCGAGCTGCTTCTACGCCAAAAAGCCACCAGCCTGTTCTAAAACTCAGTGCTCATGTTAAGAAATAACGTAAAAGTTATTTAAGTCACTGTATAAGCTATCCCTTTTCTCAATCACTATCTATGTTTTAGGGAGAGATATTCCACATTGTGTGTTAAGAAAGTTCTGCGTTACACTAATGACTTAATATTGGaaaaatgtttcataattaaaaTTCGATGAAGTCTCATAAGATTTTCTTAAGAATTGATTCTCGAATCGCATTACCTAATTTAAACGGTGCTTAAAAGAATGCAGTAAAAGTATACGGGGTGATTCTAGAAACTGGGACAACTTGTAACTTTTCTTTAAGAGAAACTTAACAACCTTTGTAATTGCAAAACGAAAATGCTGAAACAGCCTATTGTTTCAACCTCCCACGTagtaagtcgatcatttatctAGATGAAATTATTTTTAGAAGGAAATTCGACGCTGGTCGGACAGCAGGGACGAGAATTCGGCTGGGCTGGTTGGCAAATGGCGAAACAACGGCGAAGCCCTGGAACCAAAATGGAGGGATGGAGATACGGTGCCTCTGCTTCCGTTCTCCCAGTTTTCACGCTTCTCCAGAGACGAGATAGACAACACCGAGGCGGAAGACGATGATTACGAGCATCGTGAAACAAAGCATCGCCAGATCAACGGTCGTGAGACTCTCCTTCGTTCAAGAAATAGCCCTAGACTACTACCTCGCACCGATTACGAGGACTACGAGACGATAGGAAACAGACGTGGTCATCGAGAACGCGAGGAAGCTCTGCCACGAAAGAGGAATCGATCCCGGGTTGGCGAAGACCCAACTGTGTTCAAGGAAACTGGCACCACGAAGGAAGAACACAGTAAAGATCTTAAAAAGGACAAGGAAACGATATTAAGCAGCTACAGAGAGACTTTCCAAGTTAGACCGAATGATTATGAGCATGAATTCAACGATGATGAATACTTAAAGCCTCGTCCAAGAAAGAGAAGGCCTCCACAAAACTACGAATTTGCTCTGGCCGAGAATGAAACATTGTTGAATACCAAGGACTCTGAACCCTGGTCTCGAGTGAATAACCAGGAAAGCTCACAAGAATCAACGTCTAAAAACAGCAAACATTCCCGGAATGCTATGGAATTGAAGTCTTTATTAAAGATGCAGCAAGAAGAAGGTCTAAGTTTGTCTGAGATTCTACAACGGAGAAACCTGACTCTGAACGATCTTTTGAAAGGCAAGGCAGACGTGATCAACGCTCTGAGGATGAAAGACGTTGACATGACTGAAGACTATATCGAAGAGGCTACAAAGATAATGTCTAACTCGTTCGTGAAACTGTCGACTACGAAAAGACCAGAATGGATCATTGGCACGGAGTCAATGAAGGCAATTAACTCTCATAGAGATCTTGGTAAGGAAGGACTCGTAATTTCGATCGTTTCTACAGGACATACGTTACGCAAAAATCGTACGAATACAAGGATACCTTCGGCCATTAGAGTAAACGATGAAGTGTACCTGGGAGCTGGCAAGCCAACGACTGGCAAATCAGTTCCAGCAAATGTTGATCCAACGCGCGGCAAAGTCGTTACGACACCCGTGCCGTTGCCGGTTGCAACGAATTCCATGGAGCTATTGCAGGCGGATGATGCTACTGCGAAATCGCAGAATGATGGTGAAATCAAGATGGAGAGCTTCGACGAGGACGAGATCATGGAGTTCTCCGATTTCACTGATTACAAGAAGGGACGGAACGGTGCATCGCCGGTTTGGCTAGTGATGAAAAGCGGAGAGCTCAATCAGTCTGCGGTGGGTGATTCCAAGGGCCAATTTGAGGATAAAGGCTCGACGTTGAGTATCGAGAAGATACTGAGCCCTACCGAACGTTCCAAATCAGCGAACAATTTGTCGCTCACTTCTGAAAATGAAAAACAGTATTTCGATCACAAAAGTGAAAAGTTTAAGAATAAGGGTGAAAGAGAAATAGTGGAGCATTCTGAAAGCAAGTTTAACCATTTTCCTGAGAAAGAGTACCAGAGTGATGCACCAGTATACTATGAACCAGAGCACAGAATGCAAACCGGCAGTTCCATCGATGAAAGTGACACGAACAAGATGATAATAAAGGAAATAGAGACTGcgttggatgcgatatctcatactGTCAATTCCACTGGCGGGGGTAGTCAAACGTTTTCAAGGGATCCACCTGCAGAAAAAAATGGTGGTAATAATACCATGAAAGACCACGAACATATAAATACAACCGAGAAAAAGAATTACGATGTTAATGCGTCTAAAGTGGAGCCGGATGCTCGAGCTGAAATTTTTGAGTTGTTCGCTTCTGGGTCCGCAGGGAAGAGATTAGAGCGTCTTCTAAAATCAAGGAATATGAGTTTAGAAGAACTGATTGAGTTGAGGCAGAGAGGCTCTAGTAAGATCCATTTAGCTGAAGTGTCAAGACTCAAAGCACAGAAATCAAACGATGATCACCGAATAAAGGATACGAGTAGTTCCAAAGAAGGAACAACTATGCCAATTAAAGAGGATTTAGCCGATCAGGGAAGAGCTATCGCAAGCCACGAAAATGATTATGACAAAGGAACTAATCATTTTTTGCCAAAGTCAACTGAAAATATAGGAAGCAACGATTCACCGTCCAATTCGATGAATCCCGTTTATCACGAAGAAAATACAACTGAGCAATTGTTATCTCATTTAGAGTCGAAGGTTAAAAATGAAGATGCGAACCACCATACTGTTTCAGAGACAGATAATGAGAGGGAAAACATCAAAGAGAAACATCGTACAGTGCAGATTGTTGATCTTTTGACAACGTTCGGTTCTCTACCATTCATGAAGGATATTCAGAGAGATTTGGCTGGTCAGTACGATAATGAAGACAAAAGAAAACAGTCTACACAAACAAACAATCTCAGCATGATGTTCGTAAACAACGAGGCAGAAACAATACGTGTTAACGACAGTTCTAACGTCATGGAATCTGGATTCGTTAGGGAGGTTGTAAAGCAGGAACCAAATTCCATCGACATCCAGACGGTGTACAGTGAAACGAGCAACGTTCTCGTCGACGACGAGAATAGAAGCGAGAAAGGAAAAGCCCTAATGAAAGTGAAACCCAGTATAATAGCAAGTGGGGCTATTTTAGGCGTGACTCTTGTAGTTTTCCTGGCCATATTCATTATTTGTAGGATTCGACAGAAACAAAAGTATAGGTACAGAAACACCTTCTCCAGAGCGGTGTTTCAGGGTCCAATGATGGCGGCTAGGAAGCTGTCCAACTCGAGCAGCCTGAGTACCGTAATGGTCAACGTAGTCGCTACTTCGACGACAAAAAGGCCAGAGCGAAACGAAACTATAGAGTCTCAGAAAGAGATGGATTCCAGGAGCGACATCGATAATGACTCTCTAGACGCTAACGATAGCTGGGAAACCATACCTGATTACATGAAATAAAACGACTAGAGGCACACCTGTAACACTGTCTTGTAGAAAAACAACAGTATTCTTATATTTATGTTAAGTTAGAGT
This sequence is a window from Xylocopa sonorina isolate GNS202 chromosome 6, iyXylSono1_principal, whole genome shotgun sequence. Protein-coding genes within it:
- the LOC143424449 gene encoding uncharacterized protein LOC143424449 codes for the protein MDPTLLRLFFLLKATRNRLCPRGEPWPTDKMKFISYNSSMGQRPAAGTGRAFAANVLVKDCSRVSPTYLGTVRGENRRQSANSSAAVHRKKSNNGADKNGRSRSSAAVTCSRAIRLTIYAVRWTKTYILKTN
- the LOC143424664 gene encoding uncharacterized protein LOC143424664 encodes the protein MWKTYCPLLLMLCTFDFPRGRLAAAEPVRASAGLVNRDDDTSHRKEIRRWSDSRDENSAGLVGKWRNNGEALEPKWRDGDTVPLLPFSQFSRFSRDEIDNTEAEDDDYEHRETKHRQINGRETLLRSRNSPRLLPRTDYEDYETIGNRRGHREREEALPRKRNRSRVGEDPTVFKETGTTKEEHSKDLKKDKETILSSYRETFQVRPNDYEHEFNDDEYLKPRPRKRRPPQNYEFALAENETLLNTKDSEPWSRVNNQESSQESTSKNSKHSRNAMELKSLLKMQQEEGLSLSEILQRRNLTLNDLLKGKADVINALRMKDVDMTEDYIEEATKIMSNSFVKLSTTKRPEWIIGTESMKAINSHRDLGKEGLVISIVSTGHTLRKNRTNTRIPSAIRVNDEVYLGAGKPTTGKSVPANVDPTRGKVVTTPVPLPVATNSMELLQADDATAKSQNDGEIKMESFDEDEIMEFSDFTDYKKGRNGASPVWLVMKSGELNQSAVGDSKGQFEDKGSTLSIEKILSPTERSKSANNLSLTSENEKQYFDHKSEKFKNKGEREIVEHSESKFNHFPEKEYQSDAPVYYEPEHRMQTGSSIDESDTNKMIIKEIETALDAISHTVNSTGGGSQTFSRDPPAEKNGGNNTMKDHEHINTTEKKNYDVNASKVEPDARAEIFELFASGSAGKRLERLLKSRNMSLEELIELRQRGSSKIHLAEVSRLKAQKSNDDHRIKDTSSSKEGTTMPIKEDLADQGRAIASHENDYDKGTNHFLPKSTENIGSNDSPSNSMNPVYHEENTTEQLLSHLESKVKNEDANHHTVSETDNERENIKEKHRTVQIVDLLTTFGSLPFMKDIQRDLAGQYDNEDKRKQSTQTNNLSMMFVNNEAETIRVNDSSNVMESGFVREVVKQEPNSIDIQTVYSETSNVLVDDENRSEKGKALMKVKPSIIASGAILGVTLVVFLAIFIICRIRQKQKYRYRNTFSRAVFQGPMMAARKLSNSSSLSTVMVNVVATSTTKRPERNETIESQKEMDSRSDIDNDSLDANDSWETIPDYMK